In Clostridia bacterium, a single genomic region encodes these proteins:
- the hpt gene encoding hypoxanthine phosphoribosyltransferase, which produces MRHHLQKILITEKQIEEKVKELGALISRDYEQKDLVIIGVLKGAVVFLADLIREIKIPLALDFISTSSYGASTRTSGVVRILKDLDKDITAKDVLLVEDIIDTGLTLSYLTDNLRARQPASLKICTFLDKPERRQLILKPDYKGYDIPNDFVVGYGLDYNEKYRNLPYVGVLKPKYYQV; this is translated from the coding sequence ATGCGGCATCATTTACAAAAAATCTTGATTACCGAAAAACAAATCGAGGAAAAAGTAAAAGAATTGGGTGCTTTAATTTCTCGGGATTATGAGCAAAAAGACTTGGTGATTATTGGTGTTTTAAAAGGGGCGGTTGTTTTTTTGGCTGATTTAATTAGGGAAATAAAGATTCCTTTGGCCCTTGATTTTATCAGTACTTCTAGTTATGGTGCGTCCACACGCACTTCGGGTGTGGTGCGGATTTTAAAGGATTTGGATAAGGATATTACTGCTAAAGATGTGTTACTTGTCGAGGATATAATTGATACAGGGTTAACTTTAAGCTATTTAACAGATAATTTGAGAGCACGTCAACCGGCAAGTTTGAAGATTTGCACATTTTTGGATAAGCCGGAAAGGCGGCAGCTAATTTTAAAGCCTGATTATAAGGGATATGATATTCCTAATGATTTTGTGGTTGGTTATGGTCTTGATTATAATGAAAAATATCGTAATTTACCATATGTAGGGGTTTTAAAACCAAAATATTATCAAGTTTAA
- the guaA gene encoding glutamine-hydrolyzing GMP synthase produces the protein MKLFIQEKILILDFGFPQVQDLARQIRQLGVFSVIFPYQTSMEKIAALEPQGIILAAEDFAAFQSEVTQIKQCNFPVAFWPALTKVGLKEFLFQDCSCKVYWSIANFIERQVQLIREKVGSNKVLCALSGGVDSAVAAALVHQAVGEQLTCVFVDHGFLRKGEAEEVQNVFQKKWPLNLIFVDARERFLKKLSGISDPEQKRKIIGNEFIRVFEETALGLGEVDFLVQGTVYPDVLESGSGVGGTIKSHHNVGGLPEKMNFRLLEPLAKLFKNEVRKVGRELGLPTEIIERQPFPGPGLAIRIIGEITAEKLEILREADAIFLDEIRQAAFDDLWQVFAVLPSIKSVGVQDKVRTYAYPLILRAVTSVDAMTAKAAHLPYELLDKITERIIREVPQINRVVYDLTSKPPGTIEWE, from the coding sequence ATTAAATTGTTTATACAGGAAAAAATTTTAATTTTAGATTTTGGGTTTCCACAAGTACAGGATTTAGCCCGTCAAATACGACAATTAGGTGTTTTTTCGGTAATTTTTCCTTATCAGACTTCTATGGAAAAAATAGCGGCTTTAGAGCCACAAGGAATTATTTTAGCTGCAGAAGATTTTGCTGCTTTTCAGTCTGAAGTGACACAAATTAAGCAGTGTAATTTTCCGGTGGCTTTTTGGCCTGCTTTGACTAAAGTGGGACTAAAGGAATTTCTTTTTCAGGATTGTTCCTGTAAGGTTTATTGGTCTATTGCTAATTTTATAGAAAGACAAGTGCAGCTTATACGTGAAAAGGTAGGTTCAAATAAGGTTTTATGTGCTTTAAGTGGTGGTGTGGATTCTGCGGTGGCTGCAGCTTTGGTTCATCAGGCGGTTGGTGAGCAATTAACCTGTGTTTTTGTTGATCACGGTTTTTTGCGTAAAGGTGAGGCTGAAGAGGTGCAAAATGTTTTTCAAAAAAAATGGCCGCTTAACTTGATTTTTGTGGATGCTCGGGAGCGTTTCCTAAAGAAACTTAGTGGTATAAGTGATCCTGAACAAAAACGAAAAATTATCGGTAATGAATTTATACGTGTTTTTGAAGAAACGGCACTTGGTTTGGGAGAAGTCGATTTTTTGGTACAAGGAACTGTTTATCCTGATGTTTTAGAAAGCGGTAGTGGGGTAGGGGGAACTATTAAGTCACATCATAATGTAGGTGGTTTGCCGGAAAAAATGAATTTTCGTTTATTAGAGCCTTTGGCTAAATTATTTAAAAATGAAGTGCGTAAAGTAGGTCGGGAATTAGGTTTACCTACAGAAATTATTGAAAGACAGCCTTTCCCTGGACCAGGATTGGCGATTCGTATTATTGGGGAAATAACTGCGGAAAAATTAGAGATTTTACGAGAAGCAGATGCCATCTTTTTGGATGAAATTCGTCAAGCCGCTTTTGATGATTTATGGCAGGTTTTTGCTGTTTTACCTTCAATTAAAAGTGTGGGTGTACAAGATAAAGTAAGAACTTATGCTTATCCCCTTATTTTACGTGCGGTAACAAGTGTTGACGCCATGACGGCTAAAGCTGCACATTTGCCTTATGAGTTATTGGATAAAATTACCGAAAGGATTATCAGGGAAGTACCCCAGATTAATCGCGTAGTTTATGACCTTACATCTAAACCCCCAGGAACAATTGAATGGGAGTAA